The following coding sequences lie in one Rutidosis leptorrhynchoides isolate AG116_Rl617_1_P2 chromosome 4, CSIRO_AGI_Rlap_v1, whole genome shotgun sequence genomic window:
- the LOC139839633 gene encoding dirigent protein 22-like, translated as MAKMYFQITLCSIVLLSLSSVHCINQDPTAVEDWFNGLGTMTEKVTKLHFYFHDIVSGNSPTAMNVAKPTSFTSLTGFGNMVMADDVLTSGPEPNSTIVGRAQGIYASASMEDLGFLMTMNLAFSDGDFNGSTLSLLGRNPVLHEYREMPIVGGSGVFRMARGIATAKTYSFNLLGDAIVEYNVIVSHY; from the coding sequence ATGGCTAAGATGTACTTCCAAATAACCTTATGCTCAATTGTACTGTTGTCTCTATCTTCTGTTCATTGCATTAATCAAGATCCCACAGCTGTGGAGGACTGGTTCAATGGCCTAGGTACCATGACTGAAAAGGTCACCAAACTTCATTTCTATTTCCATGACATAGTTAGTGGTAATAGCCCTACTGCAATGAATGTGGCTAAGCCCACTAGCTTCACCTCGCTCACCGGGTTTGGCAACATGGTTATGGCTGACGATGTGCTAACGTCTGGGCCCGAGCCCAACTCGACTATTGTAGGCCGAGCACAGGGGATTTATGCATCAGCCTCAATGGAGGATCTAGGCTTTTTAATGACGATGAATTTGGCTTTTAGTGACGGCGATTTTAATGGTAGTACTCTTAGTCTTTTGGGGCGGAACCCGGTGTTACATGAGTACCGTGAGATGCCTATTGTTGGTGGCTCGGGTGTTTTCAGGATGGCGCGTGGAATTGCGACTGCAAAAACTTATAGTTTTAATCTTTTGGGTGATGCAATTGTTGAGTATAATGTTATTGTGTCTCACTATTGA